The region AGCAGCCTCCGCGAAGGTTTTTTCCATTACGGAATACTTGTCGGCGGGCGCAGCGGCAAGGACCGCATCAGAAGCCACCTTGTAGGCGGTGGTAACCGCAGCAAATAGCTTCTTGTCCTTTGCAGACTGGGCAAGCATGTTGGCAGCGACGACGGTCTGCTGGAAGACGAGGGCTTTCATTTCGTCCTGTTGTGGTGCTGGGGCAGCAGCGACGACATCACCAATGGCCTCCTTGAAGGAATTCTCCAATGCGTCGACGGCCTTCACGGTGGGAGGATGACCAGCCTCGCTGAAGGTTTTGTCAAATACGGCATATTTGTCGGCGGGTTTAGCGGCAAGGACCGCATCGGAGGCCATCTTATAGGCAGTGACAATTTCATCAAGTTTCTTCTTATCTCCAGCGGCCTCATTGAGCGAGGCGGTGGCAGCGACTTTCTGCTTGAGC is a window of Triticum urartu cultivar G1812 unplaced genomic scaffold, Tu2.1 TuUngrouped_contig_5531, whole genome shotgun sequence DNA encoding:
- the LOC125529338 gene encoding uncharacterized protein OsI_031781-like; protein product: MAMVKNIACTLFLAAIVVAATLVPAASAAGDKSIEEMDSSIKKAFDAVIAAAPASKRSAVESFVLKQKVAATASLNEAAGDKKKLDEIVTAYKMASDAVLAAKPADKYAVFDKTFSEAGHPPTVKAVDALENSFKEAIGDVVAAAPAPQQDEMKALVFQQTVVAANMLAQSAKDKKLFAAVTTAYKVASDAVLAAAPADKYSVMEKTFAEAADVKAA